The Polyangium mundeleinium genome contains the following window.
GCGTCGATCAGGGCGCGAGCGTGCTCCAGCCCGGCGGGAACATGGAGGGCAAGGAGGCGCGCTTCGGCATCGTCGACAGCGCGCTCTGGGCGACCGCGACGACGGCGGCCTCGAATGGATCCGTGAATGCGATGCACGACAGCTTCACGCCGCTCGGCGGGCTCGTCCCGATGTGGCTCATGCAGCTCGGCGAGATCGTGTTCGGCGGCGTGGGCTCGGGGCTCTACGGGATGCTGATGTACGCGGTGATCGCCGTGTTCATCGCCGGCCTGATGGTCGGGCGCACACCGGAGTACCTCGGCAAGAAGATCGAGGCGTTCGAGATGAAAATGGCCTCGCTCGTCATCCTGATCCCGGCCGCGGCCACGCTCATCGGCACGGCCCTCGCGAGCGCCACGCCCGCAGGCACGGCGGCCCTCGGAAACCCTGGCGCCCATGGCTTCAGCGAGATGCTTTATGCCTTCTCGTCCGGCGCGAACAACAATGGATCCGCCTTCGGCGGGCTGACCGTGAGCGGGATGTTTTACACGACGGCGATCGGCCTCTGCATGCTGATCGGTCGTTACTGGGTCCTCGTCCCCGTCCTCGCCCTTGCGGCGTCCCTCGCACGTAAAAAATCGGTCCCCGCGAGCGCCGGGACGTTGCCGACGCACACGCCGCTCTTCGTGCTTTTGCTCGTCGGGACGATTCTGCTCGTCGGTGCGCTCACGTTCGTCCCGGCGCTCGCGCTCGGCCCGGTGGTCGAGCATCTCTCCCTGTTTGCAAGGTGAATGGAGCCCCCCCATGACGACCCGAACCCAGGCTCGTCCGCTCTTCGAGACCGCCATCGTCGGCCGCGCTGCCGTCGACGCATTCCGCAAGCTCGATCCGCGGCGCATGATCAAAAACCCGGTCATGTTCGTGGTGGAGATCGGCAGCGCCTTCACGACGGTGCTCTTCCTCCACGCGGCGATCACCGGACGCGGCGAAGCGCCCGCCGGTTTCATTCTTGCGGTTTCGCTCTGGCTCTGGTTCACCGTCCTGTTTGCCAATTTCGCCGAAGCGATGGCCGAAGGGCGCGGCAAGGCGCAGGCGGACGCGCTCCGGAAGACGCGGAAGAACGTGAGCGCGAAGCGGCTGGAGGCGCCGCGGCTCGACGCGCGGCGCGAGGAGGTCGATTCCTCGACGCTCCGCCGCGGCGACATCGTGCTGGTCGAGGCCGGAGATACCCTGCCCAGCGACGGCGAGGTGATCGAGGGGGTCGCGTCGGTCGACGAGAGCGCCATCACGGGCGAGAGCGCCCCCGTCATTCGCGAGAGCGGCGGGGATCGCAGCGCCGTCACGGGCGGGACACGCGTGCTCTCGGATTGGCTGCTCGTGCGCATCACGGAGAACGCGGGCGAGACCTTTCTCGACCGCATGATCGCCATGGTCGAGGGCGCCAAACGGAAAAAGACACCGAACGAGATCGCGCTCGACATCCTGCTCGCGGCGTTGACGATCGTGTTTTTGCTCGCGACCGTGACGCTGCTGCCCTTCTCGAAGTATGCCGTCGCGAGCTCCGGGCAAGGCGCGCCCGTGGGCCTCACCGTGCTCTGCGCGTTGCTCGTTTGCCTCATTCCCACGACGATCGGCGGGCTGCTCTCCGCGATCGGCATCGCGGGGATGGATCGAATGGTCCAGGCAAACGTGATCGCGACCTCGGGCCGCGCTGTCGAGGCGGCCGGGGACGTGACCGTGCTCTTGCTCGACAAGACGGGCACGATCACGCTCGGCAATCGGCAGGCGACGGCCTTCTTGCCCGCGCCGGGCGTCAAAGAAAGCGAGCTCGCGGATGCGGCGCAGCTCTCGTCCCTCGCCGACGAGACGCCGGAGGGCCGCAGCATCGTGGTGCTGGCGAAGGAGCGTTTTGCATTGCGGGCGCGGGACGTGCACGCGCTCGGCGCGACGTTCGTGCCGTTCACCGCGCAGACGCGGATGAGCGGGGTCGATCTCGACGGGCGCCTCATCCGGAAGGGCGCGACCGACGCGGTCACGAAGTTCATCGAGGCGCAGGGCGGCAGCCTCCCGGCCGAAGTGAAGGCGCTCGTGGACGAGGTCGCGAAGCAGGGATCGACGCCGCTCGTCGTCGCGGACGGGGCGCGGGTGCTCGGCGTGGTCGAGCTCAAGGACATCGTGAAGGGCGGGATCCAGGAGCGATTCGCGGAGCTGCGCCACATCGGCATTCGCACGGTGATGATCACGGGCGACAACCCGCTCACCGCCGCGGCGATCGCGGCCGAGGCGGGCGTCGACGATTTCCTCGCCGAGGCCACGCCCGAGCAAAAGCTCGCGATGATCCGCTCGTATCAGCAAGAAGGGCACCTCGTCGCGATGACCGGCGACGGG
Protein-coding sequences here:
- the kdpB gene encoding potassium-transporting ATPase subunit KdpB, which translates into the protein MTTRTQARPLFETAIVGRAAVDAFRKLDPRRMIKNPVMFVVEIGSAFTTVLFLHAAITGRGEAPAGFILAVSLWLWFTVLFANFAEAMAEGRGKAQADALRKTRKNVSAKRLEAPRLDARREEVDSSTLRRGDIVLVEAGDTLPSDGEVIEGVASVDESAITGESAPVIRESGGDRSAVTGGTRVLSDWLLVRITENAGETFLDRMIAMVEGAKRKKTPNEIALDILLAALTIVFLLATVTLLPFSKYAVASSGQGAPVGLTVLCALLVCLIPTTIGGLLSAIGIAGMDRMVQANVIATSGRAVEAAGDVTVLLLDKTGTITLGNRQATAFLPAPGVKESELADAAQLSSLADETPEGRSIVVLAKERFALRARDVHALGATFVPFTAQTRMSGVDLDGRLIRKGATDAVTKFIEAQGGSLPAEVKALVDEVAKQGSTPLVVADGARVLGVVELKDIVKGGIQERFAELRHIGIRTVMITGDNPLTAAAIAAEAGVDDFLAEATPEQKLAMIRSYQQEGHLVAMTGDGTNDAPALAQADVAVAMNTGTQAAKEAGNMVDLDSNPTKLLAIVEIGKQMLMTRGALTTFSIANDVSKYFAIIPAAFAATYPALGALNVMRLHSPATAILSAVIFNALVIIALVPIALRGIRYRPAPAPALLRRNLLVYGLGGVVLPFPCIKVIDLVLAALGVG